Genomic segment of uncultured Desulfobacter sp.:
AATTGAAGGCGTAATATTGTAGATCATGGCTTCCAGTATTGTTTTATATAATTGCATACGCCCAAGACCGTATCGGATCAATTTTACAAAGAGTTTTCATCCAGAATTTATGGAGTTTCATTTCTTAAAAACACCAACATGGTTTAACAATGTCGTTGCTGCACCCTAAAGAACCCACCCGAAAAGGGAAACTTCTATCTCCGGGCCGGATCTCCATGCTCAGTTATGCCGTGTTGATTCTGCTTGGCGCAACGTTACTTCTTTTACCCGCAGCCACTGAAAAAGGAGAGATAAGCTTTATCGACGCGCTTTTCACATCGGCGTCGGCGGTTTGCGTCACAGGGCTGATTGTGGTGGACACTGCGTCGACCTTCACCTTTTTCGGCAAAGCGGTCATCATGGCGCTGATCCAGGCGGGAGGTATCGGGATTATGGTGTTGTCCACCATGTTCCTGCTCACCCTTGGCAAGCGGGTGGGTATGACCGGCCGGCAGATGCTCTCGGACACCTACAGTTACGGCCAGGGAAAGAATGTATATTCACTGGTCAAAGAGATACTGATCTTTACATTTGTTATTGAATTGATCGGGGCCGTATTCATGTTGCCCGATTTTCTTGGCAGGTTTCCGGTTGATACGGCCATCTGCTATGCCCTATTCCATTCGGTCAGTGCGTTCTGCAACGCAGGATTTTCCTTGTTCCCGGATAGCTTCACCCAATATGGCGGCAGTTGGCTGATAAATCTTGATATCTGCTTTCTGATTATCACCGGCGGTATCGGCTTCATTGTCATGGCTGAGATCCGCCAGAAATTTTCTTTTTCAAAACGCTGCTGGTCAAAACTGAGCCTGCATACGCGGCTTACACTGACGGCCACCTTGATCCTGCTGGCCGGCAGTACACTGTTGTTTTTTGTGCTGGAGTGGTCCAACACCCTTAGGGACCTGCCCCTGCACACCAAATTTCTGGCCGCTTTTTTCCAGGCCGTCAATACCCGGACAGCCGGGTTCAACACCCTTGATATCGGCAGTCTGGCCAATGAAACACTTTTTATCAGTATTCTTTTAATGTTTGTGGGCACGGCTCCCGGCTCCTGCGGCGGCGGGGTCAAGGTCACCACGATATCCAGCCTCGCCATCCTGGGATATTCCAGATTCCGGGGCGAGGAGCATCCCCATATTTTTTACCGCAGGGTGTCTGATGCCAGTATATCCAAGGCGGTGAGCCTGATCATCATCAGCATGCTGGTGATTGTCATTGGTGTGGTGCTGCTCCAGCAGACGGAAATCGGCGATGTATCCCATAATCTGACCCGGGGGTCTTTTCTTGAAATCCTCTATGAAGTGGTCAGTGCCTTTGGTACCGTCGGCCTGTCCACCGGTATTACCAGCGGATTTTCAGGAATCGGCAAACTGATTATCATATGTATAATGTTCATTGGGCGCTTGGGCCCCATGGGTTTTGCCATGGCCGTGAGTAAAAAAGGCAAACCAAGTAAATTTTCCTATGCCCAGGAAAATATAATGATTGGCTAAAGGATATCGAAATGAAACAATTTCTGATTATCGGTCTGGGGAATTTTGGATTTCACCTGGCCACCCATTTATACCGCAAGGGCCATGATGTCATGGCCGTAGATAAAAGCCCTGCGCTTGTACAATCCATTAAAGACCATGTCACCCAGGCGGTGGTTGCGGATGCCACGGATGCGGCCACCCTTAAAGAACTCGGCGTCAAAAATGTAGACACAGCCGTGGTGGGCATTGGCTCAGTGCTTGGAGACTCCATCCTTGCAGTGCTCAACCTTCAGGAAAATGGGATCCCCCATATTGTAGCCAAAGCCATCAGTGACCCCCATAAAAAAGTTTTAGAAAAACTGGGTGTTGAAGAGATTATTTTCCCGGAAAAAGACACGGCCCTGTCCATGGCAAGAAAACTGGATAACCCCAGCCTCATAGATTATCTGCCGTTTATGGAAGGGTATGGCATCATCGAGCTTACCGTGCCTGAAAAATTTGTGGGCAAAAGTCTTAAACAAATTAATCTGACCAATAAATACGGTGTTCAGGTCGTTGCCATAAAAGGTCAGGACGCTGACCATACACGCTTCTCCCCCAAGGCCGATCACATTTTAAACCAGGAAGATATCCTGATCCTGCTTGGCCCGGAAAAAGGGTTGGACGCCCTGAAAACCGCCTCCCCAAAATAAGCGCACCGGCCCTACGCAGGTATCCAAAAATCTACACAAAATAGTAATGATGAAATCAGTATGTATTGCGAAAAATTTATGATATAAATGTAACTTAATCCGCCTGATATATCATTCAGGAAAATAAACGTCTTAGGGGCTCGAAAAATAAATTCTCCATTTTATATGCCCTTTTGTCCATATTCTTTGTTGCGACGCAGGGCATGCGGGTCTCTTAAGCTCCAAAAGTATTTGCACCTCATTAGTAAAAGGAGATTTTATGGATCAAGACAAATTTGGTAGTAAAGATCAACTAAAATTGTCCAGTGCAACGGCGCAGTTTTATAGACTTGAGACCTTGGAAAAACAAGGGATAGGGAACATCTCAAGCCTGCCGTTTTCAATTAAAATATTATTGGAGCAGACCCTACGCAACCTGGACTACTTCCAAGTCAATGAAGAAGATATCGTCGCATTGGCAAACTGGCAGCCCAAACAAAAATCAGACAAAGAGATCCCGTTTAAGCCGGCCCGGGTGATTCTCCAGGACTTGACAGGGGTTCCCGCCCTGGTTGATCTGGCCGCCCTGCGGACATCCATGAGCCAGTTGGGGGGCAATCCTGCGGTGATCAACCCCAAAATACCGGTGGATCTGATTATTGATCACTCCATTCAAGTAGACTCCTTCGGCAAAGCAAACTCGCTTCAGCTTAATATGGAAAAGGAGTTTGAACGCAACCGGGAAAGATACGAATTTTTAAAGTGGGGACAGAAAAACTTTAAAAACATGCGGATATTCCCCCCCGGCGTGGGCATTGTTCACCAGGTGAACCTGGAGTCTTTGGCCAATGTCGTGCAAATGAGAGATAACGTCTGTTTTTCCGACACCGTGGTGGGTACCGATTCCCATACGCCCATGGTGAATGGTCTGGGCGTGCTGGGCTGGGGCGTTGGCGGCATTGAAGCCGAATCCGTCATGCTGGGCCAGCCCATTTATATGCAGATTCCCCAGGTGGTCGGATTCAAGCTGACCGGCAAAATGGGCCCCGGCACCACGGCCACGGATCTGGTTTTCAGGATCGTTCAAATCCTCAGGCAAGTGGGTGTGGTGGAAAAATTTGTTGAATTCTATGGCGACGGCCTTTCAGGTCTCAGCCTTGCCGACAGGGCCACCATCTCCAATATGGCGCCCGAATATGGGGCAACCATGGGGTTCTTCCCCACGGATGCCGAAACCCTGGCATATCTCAAAGAGACGGGCAGAAGTTCTGACATCATTGAACGGGTCGAGCGTTACTGCAAAGAGCAGGGCCTTTTCAGAACCGACGGCATGGCCGCCCCGCAATTTTCAGAGGAAATTGAGCTGGATCTTTCAACCATCGAACCCTCCCTGGCAGGCCCCAAACGGCCGATGGATCGCATCGGATTGTCGAGTATGAAGTCAACATGGGCAAAAACATTGACCGCCCCCGTTGGCCCCCAGGGATATGATTTAAAAGAAAAAGAGCTGGCGGCCCAGGCAGAGATCACCCCGTCCGACTCAGGAACGCCCTTTACCCTGGCACACGGATCTGTTGTGCTGGCGGCCATCACCTCCTGCACCAACACCAGCAATCCGTCCGTCATGATTGCGGCCGGCTTACTGGCTCAAAAAGCGGTGGAAAAGGGGCTGAAAACCAAACCATGGGTCAAAACATCCCTGGCTCCAGGCTCAAGGGTTGTCACGGATTACCTTGAAAAATCAAAACTTGACGGATTTTTAGAAAAACTTGGATTTTTTACGGTCGGGTATGGCTGTACAAGCTGTATCGGCAATTCCGGTCCCCTGTCGGAACCGATAACCAAAGCCATAATCGACAACGATCTGGTCGTTGCCTCCGTTCTCTCGGGCAACCGGAATTTTGAAGGCAGAGTCAACCCACTCACAAAGGCCAATTACCTGGCAAGCCCGCCGCTGGTTGTGGCCTATGCCATCGCAGGAACGGTCAACACCAATCTTGCGGAAGATCCCCTGGGAACAGACCCGGCCGGCAATCCGGTCTACCTGAAAGATATCTGGCCGAATACAGACGAAATTGCAAACGTCATCTCAATGATCACCCCGGATATGTATCTGCAGCGGTACAGCAATTTTGAAACACTGTCTCCGCTCTGGAACGAAATCCCCACCAAGGGCGATGAGGTCTATGAATGGGATGAGTCATCAACCTATATCAGGAATCCGCCATTTTTCGTGAACATGAGCAAGGAGCTGAAACCTGACAGTGATATTGTGGATGCGAAGATTTTGGTGAAGGTTGGCGATTCTGTCACCACCGACC
This window contains:
- a CDS encoding TrkH family potassium uptake protein; translation: MSLLHPKEPTRKGKLLSPGRISMLSYAVLILLGATLLLLPAATEKGEISFIDALFTSASAVCVTGLIVVDTASTFTFFGKAVIMALIQAGGIGIMVLSTMFLLTLGKRVGMTGRQMLSDTYSYGQGKNVYSLVKEILIFTFVIELIGAVFMLPDFLGRFPVDTAICYALFHSVSAFCNAGFSLFPDSFTQYGGSWLINLDICFLIITGGIGFIVMAEIRQKFSFSKRCWSKLSLHTRLTLTATLILLAGSTLLFFVLEWSNTLRDLPLHTKFLAAFFQAVNTRTAGFNTLDIGSLANETLFISILLMFVGTAPGSCGGGVKVTTISSLAILGYSRFRGEEHPHIFYRRVSDASISKAVSLIIISMLVIVIGVVLLQQTEIGDVSHNLTRGSFLEILYEVVSAFGTVGLSTGITSGFSGIGKLIIICIMFIGRLGPMGFAMAVSKKGKPSKFSYAQENIMIG
- the acnA gene encoding aconitate hydratase AcnA — protein: MDQDKFGSKDQLKLSSATAQFYRLETLEKQGIGNISSLPFSIKILLEQTLRNLDYFQVNEEDIVALANWQPKQKSDKEIPFKPARVILQDLTGVPALVDLAALRTSMSQLGGNPAVINPKIPVDLIIDHSIQVDSFGKANSLQLNMEKEFERNRERYEFLKWGQKNFKNMRIFPPGVGIVHQVNLESLANVVQMRDNVCFSDTVVGTDSHTPMVNGLGVLGWGVGGIEAESVMLGQPIYMQIPQVVGFKLTGKMGPGTTATDLVFRIVQILRQVGVVEKFVEFYGDGLSGLSLADRATISNMAPEYGATMGFFPTDAETLAYLKETGRSSDIIERVERYCKEQGLFRTDGMAAPQFSEEIELDLSTIEPSLAGPKRPMDRIGLSSMKSTWAKTLTAPVGPQGYDLKEKELAAQAEITPSDSGTPFTLAHGSVVLAAITSCTNTSNPSVMIAAGLLAQKAVEKGLKTKPWVKTSLAPGSRVVTDYLEKSKLDGFLEKLGFFTVGYGCTSCIGNSGPLSEPITKAIIDNDLVVASVLSGNRNFEGRVNPLTKANYLASPPLVVAYAIAGTVNTNLAEDPLGTDPAGNPVYLKDIWPNTDEIANVISMITPDMYLQRYSNFETLSPLWNEIPTKGDEVYEWDESSTYIRNPPFFVNMSKELKPDSDIVDAKILVKVGDSVTTDHISPAGAIAQKTPAAKYLLDHKIALADFNSYGSRRGNDQVMVRGTFANIRLRNQLAPGTEGGITTYLPTGEQMSIFDASLKYKEAGTPLIVLAGKEYGTGSSRDWAAKGTYLLGVKAVIATSYERIHRSNLLGMGVLPLQFKDGSSPESLKLTGKESYSILGLSAGIKPGMTLTLKADDREIPVLLRLDTPVEIEYYRNGGILHTVLRNFMKEVG
- a CDS encoding TrkA family potassium uptake protein, translated to MKQFLIIGLGNFGFHLATHLYRKGHDVMAVDKSPALVQSIKDHVTQAVVADATDAATLKELGVKNVDTAVVGIGSVLGDSILAVLNLQENGIPHIVAKAISDPHKKVLEKLGVEEIIFPEKDTALSMARKLDNPSLIDYLPFMEGYGIIELTVPEKFVGKSLKQINLTNKYGVQVVAIKGQDADHTRFSPKADHILNQEDILILLGPEKGLDALKTASPK